A portion of the Nitratidesulfovibrio termitidis HI1 genome contains these proteins:
- a CDS encoding ABC transporter permease, with protein sequence MDTALLLSILAATVQSGTPILYATLGEMFTERSGVLNLGVEGMMIVGAFTGFLTTHLTGSPWAGVLAAGLCGGGLSLLHGVVCLIFQGNQVVSGLALTILGLGLADFLGTPYVGITTTGFQAFAVPVLSDIPVLGAIFFRHDALVYLSYLLPPLFWLFMARTRPGLALRAAGEHPAAASAAGLSPVRIRWCGIFTGGFLAGIGGAYLSLAYTHLWTNNMTSGRGWIAVALVIFAFWRPGRAVFGAYLFGGVMALQLRLQAMGANLPSSLMLMLPYALTVLVLLASSARGGGRAAPAALGVNIEPEE encoded by the coding sequence ATGGATACCGCGCTGCTGCTCTCCATCCTGGCCGCCACCGTGCAGTCGGGCACGCCCATCCTGTACGCCACCCTGGGCGAGATGTTCACCGAACGCTCCGGCGTGCTGAACCTGGGCGTGGAGGGCATGATGATCGTGGGGGCGTTCACCGGGTTTCTGACCACCCATCTCACCGGAAGCCCGTGGGCCGGGGTGCTGGCCGCCGGGCTGTGCGGGGGCGGACTTTCGCTGCTGCACGGGGTGGTCTGCCTGATCTTTCAGGGCAACCAGGTGGTGTCCGGCCTTGCGCTGACCATCCTGGGGCTGGGGCTGGCCGACTTTCTGGGCACGCCGTACGTGGGCATCACCACCACCGGCTTCCAGGCCTTCGCCGTGCCGGTGCTGTCGGACATTCCCGTACTGGGCGCCATCTTTTTCCGGCACGACGCGCTGGTCTACCTGTCGTACCTGTTGCCGCCGCTGTTCTGGCTGTTCATGGCCCGCACCCGTCCGGGGCTGGCCCTGCGCGCCGCCGGGGAACACCCCGCAGCCGCATCCGCCGCCGGGCTTTCGCCGGTGCGCATCCGCTGGTGCGGCATCTTCACGGGCGGTTTTCTGGCCGGTATCGGCGGGGCCTACCTGTCGCTGGCCTACACCCACCTGTGGACCAACAACATGACTTCGGGGCGCGGCTGGATTGCCGTGGCGCTGGTCATCTTCGCCTTCTGGCGGCCTGGCCGCGCCGTGTTCGGCGCGTACCTGTTCGGCGGGGTGATGGCCCTGCAACTGCGCTTGCAGGCCATGGGGGCCAACCTGCCTTCGTCGCTGATGCTCATGCTGCCCTACGCGCTGACCGTGCTGGTGCTGCTGGCCTCGTCGGCGCGCGGTGGCGGGCGCGCCGCGCCCGCCGCGCTGGGCGTGAACATCGAGCCCGAGGAATGA
- a CDS encoding ABC transporter ATP-binding protein yields MSDTPHTPAAVARKTPRRAREAHAHLPPVVRLDGICKSFGKVRANHDITLDIRPGCIKALLGENGAGKSTLMSILAGKLRQDAGSIMVDGAPTVFASPRDALRAGIGMVYQHFMLVDSMTVAENVLLGQSPDMVLRPARMRDEVAALAERYGLAVDPAARVGGLSMGERQRVEILKLLYRDSRVLILDEPTAVLTPHETDQLFEAMWRMADQGKALVFISHKLQEVLTVADEIAILRRGEVVDEFSEADVPNQTVLANRMVGRDVVLQVDAKRLTPVDTVLSVEHLSGPGLSDVSLEVRRGEIVAIAGVAGNGQKELVEAICGLNRPEAGEVRILGRPWREFFAGPPGRRGLAYIPEDRQGLATCRHLDLVDNFLLTTRNLFAKGVFLDRTEATNAVKRVVWEYNVQPGDITAPARALSGGNLQKLVIGREFFRKPEVIVAENPTQGLDISATEEVWGRLLEARSTAGVLLVTGDLNEALELADRIAVMYRGRFIDAFDKDDAAKVQAIGLMMAGVRPNEAGEAGEAGGPEGAGKPVEPDMAETRA; encoded by the coding sequence ATGAGCGATACGCCGCATACCCCCGCCGCCGTGGCACGGAAAACGCCCCGGCGCGCCCGCGAGGCGCACGCCCACCTGCCGCCCGTGGTGCGCCTGGACGGCATCTGCAAGTCGTTCGGCAAGGTGCGCGCCAACCACGACATCACGCTGGACATCCGCCCCGGCTGCATCAAGGCCCTGCTTGGCGAGAACGGTGCGGGCAAGTCCACCCTCATGTCCATTCTGGCAGGCAAGCTGCGCCAGGATGCAGGTTCCATCATGGTGGACGGCGCGCCCACGGTGTTCGCTTCGCCGCGTGACGCCCTGCGCGCGGGCATCGGCATGGTCTACCAGCACTTCATGCTGGTGGATTCCATGACCGTGGCCGAAAACGTGCTGCTGGGCCAGTCACCCGACATGGTGCTGCGGCCCGCCCGCATGCGCGACGAGGTTGCCGCCTTGGCCGAACGCTACGGCCTGGCAGTTGACCCGGCGGCCCGCGTGGGCGGCCTGTCCATGGGCGAACGGCAGCGGGTGGAAATCCTGAAGCTGCTGTACCGCGACAGCCGCGTGTTGATCCTGGACGAACCGACGGCGGTGCTCACCCCGCACGAGACGGACCAGTTGTTCGAGGCCATGTGGCGCATGGCCGACCAGGGCAAGGCGCTGGTGTTCATCAGCCACAAGTTGCAGGAAGTGCTGACCGTGGCCGACGAGATCGCCATCCTGCGCCGGGGCGAGGTGGTGGACGAGTTCAGCGAGGCCGACGTGCCCAACCAGACCGTGCTGGCCAACCGCATGGTGGGGCGCGACGTGGTGTTGCAGGTGGACGCCAAGCGGCTGACCCCGGTGGACACCGTGCTGTCCGTCGAGCATCTTTCCGGTCCCGGTCTTTCCGACGTCTCGCTGGAGGTGCGGCGCGGCGAGATCGTGGCCATCGCCGGGGTGGCGGGCAACGGGCAGAAGGAACTGGTGGAAGCCATCTGCGGCCTGAACCGTCCCGAAGCGGGCGAGGTGCGCATCCTTGGCCGCCCGTGGCGCGAATTCTTTGCCGGGCCTCCCGGCAGGCGCGGGCTGGCCTACATCCCCGAGGACCGGCAGGGGCTGGCCACCTGCCGCCATCTGGACCTTGTGGACAACTTTCTGCTGACCACGCGCAACCTGTTCGCCAAGGGCGTGTTCCTGGACCGCACCGAGGCCACCAACGCCGTGAAGCGGGTGGTGTGGGAATACAACGTGCAGCCCGGCGACATCACCGCGCCCGCGCGGGCGCTTTCGGGCGGCAACCTGCAGAAGCTGGTCATAGGACGCGAGTTCTTCCGCAAGCCGGAAGTCATCGTGGCCGAAAACCCCACCCAGGGGCTGGACATTTCCGCCACCGAGGAAGTGTGGGGCAGGCTGCTGGAGGCGCGTTCCACCGCCGGGGTGCTGCTGGTCACCGGCGACCTGAACGAGGCGCTGGAACTGGCCGACCGCATCGCCGTGATGTACCGGGGCCGGTTCATCGACGCGTTCGACAAGGACGACGCCGCCAAGGTGCAGGCCATCGGCCTGATGATGGCCGGGGTGCGCCCGAATGAGGCTGGCGAGGCAGGCGAGGCTGGCGGGCCAGAAGGGGCAGGCAAGCCTGTCGAGCCGGACATGGCGGAAACGCGGGCGTAG
- a CDS encoding zinc ribbon domain-containing protein translates to MPMYEFSCQVCGAVFEELCARDAETCACPACGGQGTRMMSAATPKLRAGSPFTSTPRNAGAGAATGCGCAGTAATPASGCACASGVAPKPDGCGGGNGGGCGCAN, encoded by the coding sequence ATGCCCATGTACGAATTTTCCTGCCAGGTATGCGGCGCCGTATTCGAGGAACTGTGCGCCCGTGATGCCGAAACCTGCGCCTGCCCTGCCTGCGGCGGCCAGGGTACCCGGATGATGTCCGCCGCAACTCCCAAACTGCGCGCGGGCAGCCCGTTCACCAGCACCCCGCGCAACGCAGGGGCCGGGGCCGCCACGGGCTGCGGCTGCGCAGGCACTGCCGCCACTCCCGCGTCCGGTTGCGCCTGCGCCAGCGGCGTCGCCCCCAAGCCGGATGGATGCGGCGGCGGGAACGGCGGCGGTTGCGGCTGCGCCAACTAG
- a CDS encoding DJ-1/PfpI family protein has translation MAVKKILFLVGDFVEDYEVMVPFQMLLMVGHDVHAVCPGKKAGQQVRTAVHDFEGDQTYSEKPGHNFTLNADFDAVNTANYDALVIPGGRAPEYIRLNPRVVEIVREMAAAKKPIASICHGPQLLVTAGVVKGLTCTAYPAVKPDIEDAGGTWCEVNDTFTNACVDGNIVTAPAWPAHPEWMRKFLGVLGSRIEP, from the coding sequence ATGGCAGTGAAGAAGATTCTGTTCCTGGTGGGCGATTTCGTGGAAGACTACGAAGTCATGGTGCCGTTCCAGATGCTGCTCATGGTGGGCCACGACGTGCACGCGGTATGCCCCGGCAAGAAGGCGGGGCAGCAGGTGCGCACGGCGGTGCACGACTTCGAGGGCGACCAGACCTATTCAGAAAAGCCGGGCCACAATTTTACCCTGAATGCCGACTTCGACGCCGTGAACACGGCGAACTACGACGCGCTGGTGATTCCCGGCGGTCGCGCCCCGGAATACATCCGCCTGAACCCGCGCGTGGTCGAGATCGTGCGCGAGATGGCGGCGGCCAAGAAGCCGATAGCCTCGATATGCCATGGGCCGCAGTTGCTGGTAACGGCGGGCGTGGTCAAAGGGCTGACCTGCACCGCGTACCCCGCCGTGAAGCCGGACATCGAGGACGCAGGCGGCACGTGGTGCGAGGTGAATGACACGTTCACCAATGCCTGCGTGGACGGCAATATTGTCACCGCGCCCGCGTGGCCCGCGCACCCCGAGTGGATGCGCAAGTTTCTTGGGGTGCTTGGTTCGCGCATCGAACCGTAG
- a CDS encoding dienelactone hydrolase family protein, with protein sequence MDRKDAGMGTWSGTVGLFADDDLERTGRAVTYAAPASSVGPGGDTVDCEGRLFLPDGFDASSGKVAHCGVPGVLLLHEYTGLGGYLFRSAAQLVRAGYAVLCADLYGTALRPTDIEQARTCLYPLRNDRALLQLRARAGLDALASVPGVDAGRLLAMGFSLGGGATLELVRAGAPLRGAASMYGYLASSQQVTPGAAHCPVLVHLAGRDHVIPLRDIEPFVREMTDAGVDCRVLLHAGAGHGFCNAAYGTNFNAAASWHCPRTEARAWGDVLRFFAECLED encoded by the coding sequence ATGGACAGGAAGGATGCCGGAATGGGTACGTGGAGCGGCACGGTGGGGCTGTTTGCGGATGACGATCTGGAGCGGACGGGCAGGGCGGTGACGTATGCCGCGCCTGCAAGTTCAGTCGGACCGGGCGGCGATACTGTGGATTGCGAGGGCCGTCTGTTTCTGCCGGACGGATTCGACGCGTCCAGCGGAAAAGTGGCGCACTGCGGCGTGCCCGGCGTGCTGCTGCTGCACGAGTACACCGGCCTTGGCGGCTACCTGTTCCGCAGTGCCGCGCAGTTGGTGCGGGCGGGGTATGCCGTGCTGTGCGCCGACCTGTACGGTACCGCCTTACGCCCGACGGACATCGAGCAGGCCCGGACCTGCCTGTATCCTTTGCGCAACGACCGGGCGCTGCTGCAACTGCGCGCGCGGGCCGGGCTGGACGCGCTGGCCAGCGTGCCGGGAGTGGATGCAGGACGCCTGCTGGCCATGGGCTTTTCGCTGGGCGGCGGGGCCACGCTGGAACTGGTCCGCGCTGGCGCTCCTCTGCGCGGCGCGGCCAGCATGTACGGATACCTTGCCTCGTCGCAGCAGGTGACGCCCGGCGCGGCGCATTGCCCGGTGCTGGTGCATCTGGCCGGGCGCGACCACGTCATTCCCTTGCGCGACATCGAGCCCTTTGTCCGCGAGATGACCGACGCTGGCGTGGACTGCCGGGTGTTGCTGCACGCGGGCGCGGGCCACGGCTTCTGCAACGCGGCGTACGGGACGAACTTCAATGCAGCGGCGTCGTGGCATTGCCCACGTACCGAAGCCAGGGCCTGGGGGGATGTGTTGCGCTTTTTCGCGGAGTGTCTGGAAGACTGA
- a CDS encoding phosphodiester glycosidase family protein yields the protein MLRAPPPWRPATQRSHTRRTDMTVTASLPAAPARPAPSGFRRPWACIRALRGAVGVLTMLGLLLATVTAQADEIRPSGTLTDESPGWTELDTGLQLGIFPAPDAPDGPERIVAVRIDPAYYEFSLHTTSEEGEPALSLTEWARRHDLNAVINASMYLPDARTSTGYLRNGAHLNNPRIGGNLGAFFVFGPLSPDLPQADLLDRTADPWEELLPQYRSAVQNYRLIGANRRILWPQGGPLYSVAAVGQDGSGAILFLHCREPLTAWRFATILLALPIDIRDVMYVEGGPQAGLYLRTPMRSDIWMGRHLADFWSGGNAAAPLPNVLGARRRATPPQPGLFPDGRERPVPQF from the coding sequence ATGCTCCGGGCACCCCCTCCATGGCGCCCGGCCACCCAGCGCAGCCACACCCGCCGTACCGACATGACCGTCACCGCATCGCTCCCTGCCGCGCCCGCGCGCCCCGCACCATCCGGCTTCCGCCGCCCGTGGGCCTGCATCCGTGCCCTGCGCGGGGCAGTTGGCGTCCTGACGATGCTGGGGCTGCTGCTGGCAACGGTCACGGCGCAAGCGGACGAAATACGCCCGAGCGGGACGTTGACGGACGAGTCTCCCGGCTGGACGGAACTGGACACCGGCCTGCAACTGGGCATCTTTCCCGCGCCCGACGCGCCCGATGGCCCCGAACGCATCGTGGCCGTGCGCATCGACCCCGCCTACTACGAATTCAGCCTGCACACCACGTCGGAAGAGGGCGAACCCGCCCTGTCGCTGACAGAATGGGCCCGCCGCCACGACCTGAACGCGGTGATCAACGCCAGCATGTATCTGCCCGACGCGCGCACCAGCACCGGCTACCTGCGTAACGGCGCGCACCTGAACAACCCGCGCATCGGGGGCAACCTGGGGGCGTTCTTCGTGTTCGGGCCGCTATCGCCCGACCTGCCCCAGGCCGATCTATTGGACCGCACCGCCGACCCCTGGGAAGAACTGCTGCCGCAGTACCGCTCTGCGGTGCAGAACTACCGGCTCATCGGGGCCAACCGGCGCATCCTGTGGCCGCAGGGCGGGCCGCTGTATTCGGTGGCCGCCGTGGGCCAGGACGGCAGCGGTGCCATCCTGTTCCTGCACTGCCGCGAACCGCTCACGGCGTGGCGCTTCGCCACCATCCTGCTGGCGCTGCCCATCGACATCCGCGACGTGATGTACGTGGAGGGCGGACCACAGGCCGGGCTGTACCTGCGCACCCCGATGCGCAGCGACATCTGGATGGGACGCCATCTGGCCGACTTCTGGAGCGGCGGCAACGCGGCTGCCCCCCTGCCCAATGTGCTGGGCGCGCGGCGCCGGGCCACGCCGCCGCAGCCCGGCCTGTTCCCCGACGGGCGCGAAAGGCCCGTGCCGCAATTCTAG
- the metF gene encoding methylenetetrahydrofolate reductase [NAD(P)H]: MKIRDSIAASTRPFYSLEFFPPKERENWPGFFATVERLKALDPLFASVTYGAGGSTQDNTLEITSHLKNVMGLEPMAHLTCVGATRERIADYLRRLREVNVDNVLALRGDAPKGQDIDWDTAEFRYAADLVRFTRSEQPDMGVCVAGYPAAHPESPSFASDVRHTADKVNAGADFIVTQLFFDVREYFDFVERLRAMGVTVPVLPGILPIQSLESVRRILSLCGANIPGKLYLELEAANEKGGAEAVKEAGIAFAQRQIRSLLDGGAPGIHLYTLNRADTCLSIAEAVGMK, encoded by the coding sequence GTGAAGATCAGAGACAGCATCGCCGCCAGCACCCGGCCCTTTTATTCGCTGGAATTCTTTCCCCCCAAGGAACGGGAAAACTGGCCCGGCTTCTTCGCCACCGTGGAACGGCTGAAGGCCCTGGATCCGTTGTTCGCCTCGGTCACCTACGGGGCGGGTGGTTCCACCCAGGACAACACGCTGGAAATCACCTCGCACCTCAAGAACGTCATGGGTCTCGAGCCCATGGCCCACCTGACCTGCGTGGGCGCCACGCGCGAGCGCATTGCCGACTACCTGCGCCGTCTGCGCGAAGTGAACGTGGACAACGTGCTGGCCCTGCGCGGCGATGCCCCCAAGGGGCAGGACATCGACTGGGACACGGCGGAATTTCGCTACGCCGCCGACCTGGTGCGCTTTACCCGCAGCGAGCAGCCCGACATGGGCGTGTGCGTTGCCGGGTACCCTGCGGCGCACCCCGAATCGCCCAGCTTCGCCAGTGACGTGCGCCACACGGCGGACAAGGTCAACGCGGGGGCAGACTTCATCGTCACCCAGTTGTTTTTCGACGTGCGGGAATATTTCGACTTCGTGGAGCGGCTGCGCGCCATGGGCGTGACCGTGCCGGTGCTGCCGGGCATCCTGCCCATCCAGAGCCTGGAGTCGGTGCGGCGCATCCTTTCGCTGTGCGGGGCCAACATTCCCGGCAAGCTGTATCTGGAACTGGAGGCCGCCAACGAGAAGGGCGGGGCGGAAGCCGTGAAGGAAGCGGGCATCGCCTTTGCCCAGCGGCAGATTCGTTCGCTGCTGGACGGCGGGGCTCCGGGCATCCACCTGTACACGCTGAACCGTGCCGATACCTGCCTGAGCATTGCCGAAGCGGTAGGCATGAAGTAG
- a CDS encoding glycosyltransferase family 9 protein: MRRILVCQLRQIGDVLLATPSLELLHRHFPDAEVHVLTERKCTPMLQGNPAVHTVWAIDKKGLSSLAREVAFYWRVARTGFDVVVDFQQLPRCRWVVAMSRARVRLSYTPAWYNRWLFTHWVRPRDGYAAMAKASVLEPLGVRWNGERPRLYLSDAERDAASGMLATLGLAPGQRLITVDPTHRRITRRWPADHYGRLLSLAAARDPSLRFMPLFGPGEEDDVRAVLAACDCPEKVLMPDRMLSLREMAACIDQAVLHVGNCSAPCHIAVAVGTPTFVVRGATSKAWSFPAPEHFHMALGLDCQPCNRNECANPDTLACLVRLTPEAVCQAMLDHLDSVSR; encoded by the coding sequence GTGCGGCGCATCCTGGTCTGCCAGTTGCGGCAGATCGGCGACGTGCTGCTGGCCACGCCTTCGCTGGAACTGCTGCACCGCCACTTTCCCGACGCGGAAGTGCACGTGCTCACCGAGCGCAAGTGCACCCCCATGCTGCAAGGCAACCCCGCCGTGCACACGGTGTGGGCCATCGACAAGAAGGGCCTGAGTTCTCTTGCCCGAGAGGTTGCCTTCTACTGGCGGGTGGCGCGCACCGGCTTTGACGTGGTGGTGGATTTTCAGCAGTTGCCGCGCTGTAGGTGGGTGGTGGCCATGTCCCGCGCCCGGGTGCGCCTGTCGTACACGCCCGCGTGGTACAACCGCTGGCTGTTCACCCACTGGGTGCGCCCCCGTGACGGGTATGCCGCCATGGCCAAGGCCAGCGTGCTGGAGCCGCTGGGCGTGCGCTGGAACGGAGAACGCCCTCGCCTGTACCTGAGCGACGCGGAGCGCGACGCCGCCAGCGGCATGCTGGCCACGCTGGGGCTGGCCCCCGGGCAGCGGCTGATAACCGTGGACCCCACGCACCGCCGCATTACCCGGCGCTGGCCTGCGGACCATTACGGCAGGCTGCTGTCGCTGGCCGCCGCACGCGATCCCTCGTTGCGCTTCATGCCCCTGTTCGGCCCCGGAGAGGAAGACGACGTGCGCGCCGTGCTCGCCGCCTGCGACTGCCCGGAAAAGGTGTTGATGCCCGACAGGATGCTGTCGCTGCGCGAAATGGCGGCCTGCATCGACCAGGCCGTGCTGCACGTGGGCAACTGCTCCGCGCCGTGCCACATCGCCGTGGCCGTGGGTACGCCCACCTTCGTGGTGCGCGGGGCCACCAGCAAGGCGTGGTCGTTCCCTGCACCGGAACATTTCCACATGGCCCTTGGGCTGGACTGCCAGCCCTGCAACCGCAACGAGTGCGCCAACCCCGACACGTTGGCCTGCCTTGTGCGCCTGACGCCGGAAGCCGTGTGCCAGGCCATGCTGGATCATCTGGATTCCGTGTCGCGTTGA